GAATGTATCCATTCACTTCACTCTTCCTCATTGTATACTGTGTCTTGCCTGCGATATCACTCTTTACTGGGAAGTTCATAGTCCAGTCTCTTAATGTGACTTTCCTAACACTTCTACTGGCGATTACTCTAACTTTATGCATGCTAGCAATTCTTGAAATCAGGTGGTCAGGAATCACTCTCCATGACTGGTGGCGAAATGAGCAGTTCTGGTTAATTGGTGGAACTAGTGCTCATCCAGCAGCTGTGATTCATGGTCTACTAAAAGTCATAGCTGGTGTTGATATCTCCTTCACATTGACATCGAAACCTGCAGCTGCAGATGATGGTGAAGACGAGTTTGCAGAGCTGTATGAGTTTAGATTTACAGTCTTGATGATTCCACCAGTGACCATCATACTACTGAACATGGTTGCCATTGCAGTAGGTGTGTTTAGGACAATGTACAGCCCTTTCCCGGAGTGGAGTAAGCTTCTTGGAGGTGTTTTCTTCAGCTTTTGGGTTCTGTCTCATCTTTATCCGTTTGCTAAGGGGTTGATGGGAAGGAAGGGGAAAATTCCAACCATTGTTTATCTTTGGTCTATGTTGATCTGCATTGTTGTCTCCTTGCTCTGCGTTTACATTAACCCTCCCTCGGGTACACAGAGCTACATGAGTTTTAGTTTCCCATAGATAAGTTTACAAATTTGCTTCTATGTCTAGTTAGCAAGTCATTTTAGTAGCTTGAAGTTCCTTAACTTCTCAATTACTATTCTTTGTGCTCTTTCACAGAGTGCTATAAGCTTGCACCTCCTCCCAGGCTTTGTTGTAATAGAATATATTACTCTTGTATTGTAGCATATCAGTCAATTGAATTTGGGTTGTAATTGTTCAGTATCTTTCTCATTTTAGTAGTTTTAAACAAGTTCATTATACTCTTTGGTCACGAGTGCAGCTTTTTGAATTATAGTTGGGTCtcagcaaaaaaaaaaaaaaaacttttaAATTTGCAAAGATATATGCATTATCATTGACTTTCTTTATGCCACTCGGCACTAACAATGTTGACAATTCTCCCATATTCAGTGGACACTGTGAAGCAATGTATGGATGGATGATACTTGAATAGTTTTTAAAGTTGAATATTGTGCATTTGTGTGTGTGTATTATTTCAATAAAAAGGTGCTAATAATTACATACATTTGTACTAGAATGATAATTCAAGGTGTAGAAAATAAGGTCGTGGAGAATGAGAAATGATGTATGTGTCTTAATCTCTATGGGAAGGACAGTGTGCTGTTTCTTGCTGTAAAGGGGGTTTAAGGCCCCCTCTTCTTTATTTTGTGTTACATGTGCATTGTTCCTTTCTTCCCTCCTCTTGTCCTCGGTTCCTCCTAACAATAATGACAGTTTATGGAAAAAGAGTTCAAACTTATTTTTTCATCAGATGGTGTGTTTTACACACTAATAAGATTAGTCTTACATCATATCTAAGTGGCTCCTTAGTTTAGGCCGAAGAAGCAATGTCGCTCGATCATTATCAAGCTAACTGTTTGCACCTGAGATAACATCACTTGCAATTGTAAGATGACTTGACAAGGCAGAGTTTAGAGGTTTCAACTGAAAATGCAGATGAAAATCCCTTGCTCTGAATCACTtctcaaaaaaataaaaaatcttgAATTGTTGAATATTATCATGCTTCAGCTTCTTTCTTTTCTAGTATACATCTCTGTGTCCATTATTCCATTATTTCTGTCCTTTAATAATGGAAAACCACCCTGCAATCCACATGAAACACCTACTCTTGTCCAAAAGATGTAGAACATGTAGGAATCATATGATTATTAGTACAATAATGAAAAAACAAAGTTGTGGGTCACATTAGTGTATTACTATCAATCAACGTTAAGTAAATGGCAAACCAAACCTCACTCAGGTGAGAGTTGGCTTGCAGCTAAACTTGTTGTAGTTGCAGAGTCTCAATCACACTTTTTCACATTAAACATTTAAATAACTTCATTTTCATATTCTGAAAGAGAGGACCAGCCAACCAACAGGCCATAGCAGATAGGCGGCAAAACTATATCAAATttgttagaataatataaaatCTTAGAAAGAGCCCCTCTCTGGCACCTACACCTTCCTCTGGCACCTgcaccttaaggttttagagtAACTGAATTCTTGACATGATATAAGTGGCAGAGGACTTGGATTTGATCTCTGCCACCCCCAACATTTCTCACAATTTACGAGGGACACGAAAGGCAAATTCATGCCCCAAAGATGGGCGATGCCCCAAAGATGGCCGCCCGtgatccactcttcgacccataaatgggctttcgagtgagggggagtgttagaataatataagatcctggaaaAAGCCATTTTCTGGCACCTTGAGATTTTAGAATAACTGGTTCtaacataattttattaaaaaaacaCTCCAATTTCTTTATAATTATAATACAACAAATGATAGGTAGGATAATCAAAATGTAAAGAACAACATATAAGCTAGGTGACGGACTGGACGGTGGTGCCACAATTAAGAACAACTTAAATGAACATTGACAAGCCCCAGCGTGATGCCAATTCGAAAAGAATCAGCCCCCACGCTCCGTTTCTTTACTTTCTTCTAAACAATGACATCTCCGACCCTAGTTCTTTCTCAACACGGTAAAAAGATCATGTTTAGGGTGATTGTGAAATGAAAATGACTACAAGTTAGGTTACGGTTTTAAACACCGGCATCTGCACACATCAGAACTTTCATCTGCTGATGCTGAAAATCCTTCTTTCTCAACGCCTTGCACCATTTGAATTTGAGATCAATACGCTATTTGCATTCCTGCATGTGAGTTTCTTTCGTGCTGATAATAGAAATGCAAAAGGCCAAAAGCATTCCATCACTAAAAATGGACCCGCTCACACCATTATCATCCATTCATTTTTCTCATGCTCATCCTTATGCTAGCACTTACCTTTTTCCATCTAACTCCTATCATTCGTCTTCCTTCCCCATAACTGTATCTCTACTAATCAACCTGACTACAGAATTTGATATGTGCACAAGGAAATCCTGACAAAAAACCAACATTCGTCAACAACCCTCCCCAAATTGTTCAATTCTACTTCAGCATTTTTGTAATGTTATGGCATTTCTACCAAAAATATTTTTCTAATGAATAAACTATGATTGATTACAACAAAAAAGTAACAAAAAGGAGAGACACAAATACAACTTCCTAACCAAATCATATATTAAAATACTATTATATTTCTCCTTAGAAAATACAATAAACAAGATTATAACTATCTAACTTTGGCTTTACCTAACCAAAAAAATGACAATGTAAACCAAGGTATATAGTTTACTAACCTTGGCCTTGGCTTTATCCTATACGGCTATACCTGCCACTCTACTCTTTCTAACAATTTGTAATAAGAGGTCTTCTCCATCATAACATATCAGTTCTTCAGATTCACGACTTGTGTATGTGACAAAATAAAGTTACTAACTATTTTCGTGAATATAGAAGAAAAAAGAACAAGAATACAGCCCATTTAACAGGCAGGCAGAAATATTTATGTTTTGCACTTCTGCAAGAACAAGATCAAATACTTAAATCTTACTCTGATATTAGTTGTCCAACACGACCAACAAATTTAAGCAATGTAAGATATATTCCACAATTCAATTATAACAACAATCAGAAGCCAAAACTAAATGGAATATCATCTTCCTTCCCTATTTATTTTCAGAGCTAGTAAAATAGAATACAGAGCCTGAAAACTGGCTATAATCAACTCATATCCCCAACATAAAAAAAATTACTGAACAGTAAACTTAACAAAAACAAAGTAAATTGTGAGTTAACAAAAAACATTTACCAGCATTTTACTTCATATATCATGTTGAGTATCCATACAAATCATACGGAGCCCATAACGAATCCAACGGGCACGCCTGCTTCGAATCAAGTCGAATCCACGGCTTACCCGACCCACTCCAATGCAACAAGCTGACTGGACCGGGATGAAGATCCCGGCAACTCCCCTTGACATTATCACCTCCCAATCCATGCTGATTCCACCGATGCTCAATTGGTGCCACATTACCACCAAACACTAATAAATACGGAGGCAACGATCCAAGTTCATAAATCCGTTCAATCTTCTGAATCTCCATCCACTTCTCAATCCGTTTCGTGTACCCAGCCCGTCTCCACTTAACCAAATCAATCACCATCACACCGGTATTAAAGTAACACGGTCTCCGTCCAGAAAACGTACGAGAGTAACGTTTATTCAACCAGAACTTGGGTGTAAAATAATTCGTAAAGTTAGCATGACAATACTCGGGGGCTCCAATTGTCTTAGTTCCTAAACTAGTAACCCAAAGCTTCGAAACATCATCGACCAGCACAAGATCAGAATCTAAATATATAATACGACGAACACACCGCGGTAACAAATCAGCAAGATAATTCCTAGCATAATTCAATGGTTGTTCTAAAGCAGATCGTACTGAAGACGAAATCAGGGTCCGAACTAGATCCGGATTGAAAAAGTAGAGTTTAAAGTTCAATTTAGGGAATGTAGAGGAAACTAGGGTTTCTAAATTCGATTCGGAGACTAAAAAATGAAAAAACACATTCTCAGGGCATACCGAGTGCTGTAAAATGGAGTGAACGGCGGCGATTGAGCCACGTAGATATTCGACGTCAAGTGTAATCGCTATATGTATGAGCGATTCATCACAGACGCTAAATCTACCGGATTTAAACCCGCATTGAAGTGAATTGATGAAAATAGGTGCTTTTCTGAAGGGCAATTTGGTAATTTGGTGACTAGAGGACCGAATAGCTTCGGCGGGAGGGAAGGATtggagagagggagagaagaCAATCATAATGACGGCGGCGGAGAAGAAGCCGGAGAATTTCATAATCCAAAGCATAGTCGGAGGAAAGGGGGTTGTATGTATAGATGAAGCTAGGGTTCCGGCAGGGGGCTAGGGCTGCGACGGCGAGGCGTCGCAGATTGAAATTGGGGGATTTTAGAGGTTGGGGATTTCAGCATTGGGAGAACATAAAGACAAGCATCTGTGAGAATAGTTGGAGggcttattattattattattctgtgtgataagaataataataaaGCAGTAGCAAGTGTGAGAGTATTTAAATTGAATGTGTGTATCTGGAAATATTCTATTCCTATTTGTGTATGGTACACAGTTTCTTGTTGGGAGAGATCGGGAGAGAtcgggagagagagagagagaggctgTGCAGCGTATAGAGGGGGGTAGATAGTGTGTGGGGGAAAATATGGGTGTTATTTTTACCTCTTTGATTTTCaagtaaatttaaattacgaaACTATAGGAAACAAGAATATGTCAGACAATGAAATCATTTATACAGATTTACTGATTACTAATTTGTAATACAAACTGAATTTAAATATATACAAGGATTCTGTATTTTACGATAATTAAAAAACGTGATACGGGAAAATAAGCATAGCCTCGTACCAGAGATATGTCAGTTTTGGATTAGAGCACTCAAAATTCATATTTaaagtttatttttaaaatcagaatatagtaataaaaaaatagataaaccctaattctctctttttctctcgggcgggggtggcct
The sequence above is drawn from the Apium graveolens cultivar Ventura chromosome 2, ASM990537v1, whole genome shotgun sequence genome and encodes:
- the LOC141708595 gene encoding putative galacturonosyltransferase-like 7 encodes the protein MLWIMKFSGFFSAAVIMIVFSPSLQSFPPAEAIRSSSHQITKLPFRKAPIFINSLQCGFKSGRFSVCDESLIHIAITLDVEYLRGSIAAVHSILQHSVCPENVFFHFLVSESNLETLVSSTFPKLNFKLYFFNPDLVRTLISSSVRSALEQPLNYARNYLADLLPRCVRRIIYLDSDLVLVDDVSKLWVTSLGTKTIGAPEYCHANFTNYFTPKFWLNKRYSRTFSGRRPCYFNTGVMVIDLVKWRRAGYTKRIEKWMEIQKIERIYELGSLPPYLLVFGGNVAPIEHRWNQHGLGGDNVKGSCRDLHPGPVSLLHWSGSGKPWIRLDSKQACPLDSLWAPYDLYGYST